A single window of Archangium gephyra DNA harbors:
- a CDS encoding Ig-like domain-containing protein produces the protein MRLTMFRWTVGLCVGLLGVGCRGGGPVPPSWVKENPAVANDNHPRLRARATSGATVQVYNHPDCGGLVLLEAVADESGSAEFELSVEDDSVTTLSLRAVDEETGRSSFCSMPFVYTEDSRAPEVPQWAADNPVLTNASTPTLRASAEPGSRVAVHSSADCSGPELANAQAEDSGAVSLKVPMTANASHRLFLRARDAAGNASGCSEVFSLEHDGTRPEDVRFLGFSPASPANHNAPVLTGSSEPGTRVELFAGASCSPPALGPLSLDADGHFETPLSVRDDSSVYFSARATDAAGNTSDCETTSTYVEDSTPPPAPSGLALSYTSPGPSTTVSVTGSAQTGLRVHLFTGGGCTGAPAATGSVGSFSSTFSVTTPVAENSTTLFHVATLDPAGNRSTCAGPLTYVHDNVPPELEGVKVSDGPGEDLRHQLVANVAEAHWEGFTDAHGIVQYEHYLSTVPICSGYQPGLPEPRATTQSTARLTGLALVDNKTYYHCVHAKDGAGNWSPYVASDGFRVDLSPPVVSSTSPTTGLTQVDILGPVRFTFNEPVDASSLTPGSLTLEVNGEPVATTVTCNAAATSCSFTPVNPLPYREGVRATLAATVKDTAGRVMTSPVSLSFTTRGREWQAPREVRSTRPGLFPDVAVDGQGHALAVWVQGTSSGAYRPFVSRSSPYAGWEPARELDTVHPGDVERPAVAVNEAGFGVAVWELHGATRVDLYAAEYTPGTGWGEPRLLESRDEPVSTPRVGVDAEGNALVVWRQSDGTAESPWAARFVKGGGWGAPLLLETDAGAATVPALALEGSGRAVAAWMQPDSGGTVRVRASRFVPGSGWTPPEQAAAAGEGASVSAALSANGSAFLVFRGPEASRGPSLFSSRFVPGEGWSATATRLGAAPPGSEEMGLAMDRWGRAMAAWTEPGSSPGFWNLFVSRFLPEEGWRTPVSVSAYSQPVSQPSVASDGQGNFHFVWVENVYGIDQVFAARYPEGATAFSSMQELEPYSTGTSKRPRVRANGAGAAMTVWYRDNGGGYSSNLVQAAAYE, from the coding sequence ATGCGACTGACGATGTTCCGATGGACGGTGGGGCTGTGCGTGGGACTGCTGGGGGTGGGGTGCAGGGGCGGCGGTCCAGTCCCTCCATCCTGGGTGAAGGAGAACCCGGCGGTCGCCAACGACAACCACCCGCGCCTGCGGGCTCGCGCCACGTCGGGTGCCACCGTCCAGGTCTACAACCACCCGGACTGCGGGGGGCTGGTGCTCCTGGAGGCCGTCGCGGACGAGAGCGGGAGCGCGGAGTTCGAGCTGTCCGTCGAGGACGACTCGGTCACCACCCTGAGTCTCCGGGCCGTGGATGAGGAGACCGGGCGTTCCTCCTTCTGCTCCATGCCCTTCGTCTACACCGAGGACAGCCGCGCGCCCGAGGTGCCTCAATGGGCCGCGGACAACCCCGTGCTGACCAACGCCTCCACCCCCACCCTGCGGGCCTCGGCGGAGCCCGGCAGCCGGGTGGCGGTCCACTCGAGCGCGGACTGCTCGGGGCCGGAGCTCGCCAACGCCCAGGCGGAGGACTCGGGCGCGGTCTCCCTCAAGGTGCCGATGACGGCCAACGCCTCCCACCGGCTCTTCCTCCGCGCCCGGGACGCGGCGGGCAACGCCTCGGGGTGCTCGGAGGTCTTCTCCCTGGAGCATGACGGCACCCGGCCCGAAGACGTGCGCTTCCTGGGCTTCTCCCCGGCATCCCCCGCCAACCACAACGCTCCCGTCCTCACGGGGTCCTCCGAGCCGGGCACCCGGGTGGAGCTCTTCGCCGGTGCCTCCTGTTCTCCCCCCGCGCTCGGCCCCCTGTCCCTGGACGCCGATGGCCACTTCGAGACCCCGCTCTCCGTGAGGGACGACAGCTCGGTCTACTTCAGCGCCCGGGCCACCGACGCGGCCGGCAACACCAGCGACTGCGAGACCACGAGCACCTATGTCGAGGACAGCACCCCGCCCCCGGCTCCCTCGGGGCTGGCGCTCTCGTACACCTCGCCTGGCCCGTCCACCACGGTCTCCGTGACGGGAAGCGCGCAGACGGGCCTGCGGGTGCACCTCTTCACCGGCGGGGGTTGTACGGGGGCTCCGGCCGCCACCGGGTCGGTCGGCTCCTTCTCCAGCACCTTCTCCGTGACCACGCCCGTGGCCGAGAACAGCACCACGCTCTTCCACGTGGCCACCCTGGATCCGGCGGGCAACCGCTCCACGTGCGCGGGGCCCCTCACCTACGTCCATGACAACGTGCCGCCGGAGCTCGAGGGCGTGAAGGTGTCGGACGGCCCGGGCGAGGACCTGCGCCACCAGCTCGTGGCCAACGTCGCCGAGGCCCACTGGGAGGGCTTCACCGATGCGCACGGCATCGTCCAGTACGAGCACTACCTCTCCACCGTCCCCATCTGCTCGGGGTACCAGCCCGGCCTGCCCGAGCCTCGCGCCACGACGCAGAGCACCGCGCGGCTCACCGGGCTCGCGCTGGTGGACAACAAGACGTACTACCACTGTGTCCACGCGAAGGACGGGGCGGGGAACTGGAGCCCCTACGTGGCGTCCGATGGCTTCCGGGTGGACCTGTCGCCTCCCGTCGTGTCGAGCACCTCTCCCACGACGGGGCTGACGCAGGTGGACATCCTGGGGCCGGTGCGCTTCACCTTCAACGAGCCGGTGGACGCCTCCAGCCTCACGCCCGGCAGCCTCACGCTGGAGGTGAATGGCGAGCCCGTGGCGACGACGGTGACGTGCAACGCGGCGGCGACGAGCTGTTCCTTCACCCCCGTCAACCCGCTGCCCTACCGCGAGGGGGTGCGCGCGACGCTGGCGGCCACGGTGAAGGACACGGCCGGGCGGGTGATGACGTCGCCCGTGAGCCTCTCCTTCACCACGCGGGGCCGGGAGTGGCAGGCGCCGCGCGAGGTGCGCTCCACGCGGCCCGGGCTCTTCCCGGACGTGGCCGTGGACGGGCAGGGCCATGCGCTGGCCGTCTGGGTGCAGGGGACGTCCAGCGGGGCCTACCGTCCCTTCGTCAGCCGCTCCTCACCCTACGCGGGCTGGGAGCCGGCGCGCGAGCTGGACACCGTGCACCCGGGGGATGTGGAGCGCCCGGCGGTGGCGGTGAATGAGGCGGGCTTCGGCGTGGCCGTCTGGGAGCTGCACGGCGCCACGCGGGTGGACCTCTACGCGGCCGAGTACACGCCGGGCACGGGCTGGGGCGAGCCGCGCCTGCTGGAGTCCCGGGACGAGCCGGTGAGCACGCCGCGCGTGGGCGTGGACGCGGAGGGCAACGCGCTCGTGGTGTGGCGCCAGTCGGACGGCACCGCCGAGAGCCCGTGGGCCGCGCGCTTCGTGAAGGGCGGTGGTTGGGGCGCGCCGCTGTTGCTGGAGACGGACGCGGGTGCCGCCACGGTGCCGGCGCTGGCGCTGGAGGGCTCCGGGCGGGCGGTGGCGGCGTGGATGCAGCCGGACAGCGGAGGCACCGTGCGCGTGCGGGCCAGCCGCTTCGTCCCCGGCTCGGGGTGGACGCCGCCGGAGCAGGCCGCCGCGGCGGGGGAGGGCGCCTCGGTGTCCGCGGCCCTGAGCGCGAATGGCTCGGCGTTCCTCGTGTTCCGCGGCCCGGAGGCCAGCCGGGGCCCCTCCCTCTTCTCCTCCCGCTTCGTCCCCGGGGAGGGCTGGAGCGCGACGGCCACCCGGTTGGGCGCGGCTCCTCCGGGCTCGGAGGAGATGGGGCTCGCCATGGACCGGTGGGGACGCGCCATGGCCGCCTGGACCGAGCCGGGCTCCAGCCCTGGCTTCTGGAACCTCTTCGTCTCCCGCTTCCTCCCGGAAGAAGGGTGGCGGACGCCCGTCTCGGTGTCCGCCTACTCCCAGCCCGTCAGTCAGCCCTCGGTGGCGTCGGACGGGCAGGGCAATTTCCACTTCGTCTGGGTGGAGAACGTGTACGGAATCGATCAGGTCTTCGCGGCCCGCTACCCCGAGGGCGCCACCGCCTTCAGCTCGATGCAGGAGCTCGAGCCGTACTCCACTGGCACCTCCAAGCGGCCGAGGGTCCGAGCGAACGGCGCGGGCGCGGCCATGACGGTGTGGTACCGGGACAATGGCGGGGGCTACTCCAGCAACCTCGTCCAGGCCGCCGCCTACGAGTAG
- a CDS encoding serine/threonine-protein kinase: protein MSSIEPGTTVGRYRVIRLLAQGGMAEVYRAEQALTGGIVRPVALKVIRPEYSESEDFREMFLDEARTACTLSHPNIVHIYEVGEVDGLLYMAMELVPGVSLTEVERVLRQRGERFTDEALLAIGIATCAALEAVHERPNLVHRDVSPQNLMLPAGGTLKLIDFGIAKAATNRNHTRAGTTKGKAGYFSPEQAKGKLLDGRSDLFSLGVTLYQLAAGVGPLDAYPTLISRNTALVRGDWESLSRVCPELPRGFVSVVERAMRVKPEERYPDARTMREELESVAFAAGLPVGPGSLTGYVRAEGESVSVSKTSPRRNRPGTGPVAPSVVTASRAPATRGLPGGRKVWAPVAGVVVGLVLSLAGGAFILSRQPPAPVTPPAPVPPVATPAPEPAPATAVAETPAPTPAPEPAPVPESPPPAEPAAVVSAAAIRPEPPSPKRVPKRSREQAHTVASPAPAPAPAEEVLSGVGGLRIGAAPGVQGQVKLPGRGIEELPYDVRRLDAGRYALQFISSGKTASCEVKVLPERRTLVVFDGKGCTVSYRD from the coding sequence TTGTCCTCCATCGAGCCTGGGACCACCGTTGGCCGTTACCGCGTCATCCGCCTTCTCGCCCAGGGCGGCATGGCCGAGGTCTATCGCGCCGAGCAGGCCCTCACCGGGGGCATCGTCCGCCCCGTCGCGCTGAAGGTCATCCGCCCGGAGTACTCCGAGTCCGAGGACTTCCGCGAGATGTTCCTCGACGAGGCGCGCACCGCCTGCACCCTCAGCCACCCCAACATCGTCCACATCTACGAGGTGGGCGAGGTGGACGGGCTGCTCTACATGGCCATGGAGCTGGTGCCCGGCGTGTCGCTCACCGAGGTGGAGCGCGTGCTGCGCCAGCGCGGCGAGCGCTTCACGGACGAGGCGCTGCTGGCCATCGGCATCGCCACCTGCGCGGCGCTCGAGGCCGTGCACGAGCGGCCCAACCTGGTGCACCGGGACGTGTCGCCGCAGAACCTGATGCTCCCGGCCGGCGGCACGCTCAAGCTCATCGACTTCGGCATCGCCAAGGCGGCCACCAACCGCAACCACACCCGCGCCGGCACCACCAAGGGCAAGGCGGGCTACTTCTCGCCGGAGCAGGCCAAGGGCAAGCTGCTCGACGGGCGGAGCGATCTCTTCTCGCTGGGCGTCACCCTGTACCAGCTCGCCGCGGGCGTGGGCCCGCTGGACGCGTACCCCACCCTCATCTCGCGCAACACCGCGCTGGTGCGGGGGGACTGGGAGTCGCTCTCCCGCGTGTGCCCGGAGCTGCCGCGCGGCTTCGTCTCCGTGGTGGAGCGCGCCATGCGCGTGAAGCCCGAGGAGCGCTACCCCGACGCACGCACCATGCGCGAGGAGCTGGAGTCGGTGGCCTTCGCGGCCGGCCTGCCGGTGGGGCCCGGCTCGCTCACGGGCTACGTGCGCGCCGAGGGTGAGTCCGTCTCCGTCTCGAAGACGAGCCCACGCCGCAACCGGCCCGGGACAGGGCCCGTGGCGCCCTCGGTCGTGACGGCCTCGCGCGCTCCGGCGACGCGGGGCCTTCCGGGAGGCCGCAAGGTGTGGGCACCCGTGGCGGGCGTGGTGGTGGGGCTGGTGCTCTCGCTCGCGGGAGGGGCCTTCATTCTCTCGCGTCAGCCGCCCGCGCCGGTGACGCCGCCCGCGCCCGTGCCTCCGGTGGCCACGCCCGCTCCCGAGCCCGCACCGGCCACGGCCGTGGCCGAGACGCCCGCGCCCACTCCGGCGCCCGAGCCCGCTCCCGTTCCCGAGTCTCCTCCACCCGCGGAGCCCGCCGCGGTGGTGTCCGCCGCCGCGATCCGGCCGGAGCCGCCGAGCCCCAAGCGGGTGCCCAAGCGTTCGCGGGAGCAGGCCCACACGGTGGCGTCACCTGCGCCCGCGCCAGCACCCGCCGAGGAGGTGCTGTCGGGCGTGGGCGGTCTGCGCATCGGCGCGGCCCCGGGAGTCCAGGGACAGGTGAAGCTGCCCGGGCGCGGAATCGAGGAGCTTCCGTACGATGTGCGGCGCCTGGATGCGGGCCGCTACGCGCTGCAGTTCATCTCCTCCGGAAAGACGGCGAGCTGCGAGGTGAAGGTGCTCCCCGAGCGCCGCACGCTGGTCGTCTTCGACGGCAAGGGCTGCACGGTGAGCTACCGCGACTGA
- a CDS encoding DUF2804 domain-containing protein: protein MTPERELDLLPAPASVATASGEPRFGTYQGELPEVDLSRLKGRWAPAAAPARLLKRKRWHYTLAATPEVLALFAVVDVGYSANAFAVALDLKEQRLLCDVSFLGAPGPLAEVGDKPGAGLTASFRTLGGRLTARRGEDDERYHLQVDVSRLRTGSLQSFLWNGDLLVAGGPPALTVIAPVEGDGFVNVTQKRGGMLSFGTLEAGGKRFRLDGGVGGTDYTQGYLARHTAWRWAFLAGRLADGTPVGLNLVEGFNESSGINENALWLGSRLYPLGRAHFEYDRRELMSPWRIRTGDGAVDLRFQPLYVHREDHDFKVVVSHFAQPLGLFEGTVRVDGQTHRLSGVPGVTEDQDMLW from the coding sequence ATGACACCGGAGCGAGAATTGGATCTCCTTCCCGCGCCCGCCTCCGTGGCTACGGCGTCGGGTGAACCGCGGTTTGGTACCTACCAGGGTGAGCTGCCCGAGGTGGATCTCTCCCGGCTCAAGGGCCGGTGGGCTCCCGCCGCGGCTCCCGCCCGGTTGCTCAAACGCAAACGCTGGCACTACACCCTCGCCGCCACCCCCGAGGTGCTCGCCCTCTTCGCCGTGGTGGACGTGGGCTACTCGGCCAACGCCTTCGCCGTGGCCCTGGACCTCAAGGAGCAGCGTCTCCTCTGTGACGTGAGCTTCCTCGGTGCCCCCGGTCCGCTCGCCGAGGTGGGCGACAAGCCCGGCGCGGGGCTGACGGCCTCGTTCCGCACCCTCGGCGGCCGGCTCACGGCGCGGCGCGGCGAGGACGACGAGCGCTACCACCTCCAGGTCGACGTGAGCCGGCTGCGCACCGGCAGTCTCCAGTCCTTCCTGTGGAATGGTGATCTGCTCGTGGCCGGCGGCCCTCCGGCGCTCACGGTGATTGCCCCCGTGGAGGGCGATGGCTTCGTCAACGTCACCCAGAAGCGCGGCGGCATGCTGTCCTTCGGCACCCTCGAGGCGGGCGGCAAGCGCTTCCGGCTGGACGGCGGCGTGGGCGGCACCGACTACACCCAGGGCTACCTTGCCCGGCATACCGCCTGGCGGTGGGCCTTCCTGGCGGGCAGGCTGGCGGATGGCACGCCGGTCGGCCTCAACCTCGTCGAGGGCTTCAACGAGAGCTCCGGCATCAACGAGAACGCCCTCTGGCTGGGCTCCCGGCTCTACCCGCTGGGCCGTGCGCACTTCGAGTACGACCGGCGCGAGTTGATGAGCCCCTGGCGCATCCGGACCGGGGACGGGGCGGTGGATCTCCGCTTCCAGCCCCTCTACGTCCACCGGGAGGATCATGACTTCAAGGTGGTGGTGAGCCACTTCGCCCAGCCGCTCGGCCTCTTCGAGGGCACGGTCCGGGTGGACGGCCAGACGCACCGGCTGTCCGGGGTGCCCGGCGTCACCGAGGATCAAGACATGCTGTGGTGA
- a CDS encoding pentapeptide repeat-containing protein — translation MTPNIHYEDREIVGERLELTKGPLYWLGPQLTLRHCTLVISVASRALTLMSGQLIDCTIQAKSELKNKRWARMNFQGCRFKGRFTGNDFGFLEDDLDKWRLGGIENCDFSEARLDACRFYNCDMSTIRLPRWPCFTLLDPVRRVAELARREWPGRYGSVVIEGLRKQEESIVALTDHAPSVAAQLGTTAEALQAALKGLQGVVM, via the coding sequence GTGACTCCCAACATCCACTACGAGGATCGCGAGATCGTGGGCGAGCGGTTGGAGCTGACGAAGGGCCCCCTCTACTGGCTCGGCCCCCAGCTCACGCTGCGTCATTGCACCCTCGTGATCAGCGTTGCCTCGCGAGCACTGACCCTGATGTCCGGGCAACTGATCGATTGCACCATCCAGGCAAAGAGCGAGTTGAAGAACAAGCGGTGGGCGCGGATGAACTTCCAGGGATGCCGCTTCAAGGGCCGGTTCACGGGCAACGACTTTGGCTTCCTCGAGGACGACCTCGACAAGTGGCGGCTCGGGGGAATCGAGAACTGCGACTTCTCCGAAGCCCGGCTCGACGCCTGCCGGTTCTACAACTGCGACATGAGCACGATCCGGCTGCCACGGTGGCCGTGCTTCACCCTCCTGGATCCGGTCCGCCGCGTGGCGGAACTGGCCCGGAGGGAGTGGCCGGGCAGATACGGCTCGGTGGTGATCGAGGGCCTCCGGAAGCAGGAGGAGAGCATCGTGGCGCTGACCGACCATGCACCCTCGGTAGCGGCGCAGCTCGGCACGACGGCGGAGGCGCTCCAAGCCGCGTTGAAGGGCCTCCAGGGCGTCGTCATGTAG
- a CDS encoding SDR family NAD(P)-dependent oxidoreductase, translating into MKNAEQAQLPPSTEPQSALSLAEVHEVTRILGAIAENRMLLNGIPEADRKAMLEVAGRVLYPDRTTLTRLHKAMRRERKEAKREHDRTIRATTEIRSLRRAPIFTAPQLPPPPPSEEGPERVLEVPRRCYVCKAEYRKLHFFYDTLCRECGDFNYAKRTQRAPLSGKVALITGARVKIGYQASLMLLRSGARVIATTRFPKDSAERYAREPDFSDWSHRLHIHGLDLRHAPSVELFARHLEQTHHRLDILINNAAQTVRRPPGFYSHLLQGELRRVSELPAELRPLLAGHEECVASVQPTLGAGGTDPSSLMPTWRSSDPAIGIHSSAALSLLPYALEQEGDTSALFPQGRLDADLQQVDLREVNSWRMKLADVSTAEMLEVHLVNAVAPFILCGKLKPLMLRDRSSPGHIVNVSAMEGSFSRGTKTDKHPHTNMAKAALNMMTLTSAPDYAKDNIFMNAADTGWVTDEDPAQHSERKQNELDFHPPLDIVDGAARVVDPVMTAENTRHFVWGNFFKDYRHHPW; encoded by the coding sequence ATGAAGAACGCCGAGCAAGCCCAGTTGCCCCCGTCCACGGAGCCTCAATCCGCCCTGTCGCTAGCGGAGGTGCACGAGGTCACGCGCATCCTCGGAGCCATCGCCGAGAACCGCATGCTGCTCAACGGCATCCCCGAGGCGGACCGGAAGGCCATGCTGGAGGTGGCCGGCCGCGTGTTGTACCCGGACCGCACCACGCTCACCCGGCTCCACAAGGCGATGAGGCGTGAGCGCAAGGAGGCGAAGCGCGAGCACGACCGCACCATCCGCGCGACCACGGAGATCCGCTCCCTGCGCCGCGCCCCCATCTTCACCGCGCCGCAGCTGCCTCCGCCCCCGCCCTCCGAGGAGGGTCCGGAGCGCGTCCTCGAGGTGCCTCGCCGCTGCTACGTCTGCAAGGCGGAGTACCGCAAGCTGCACTTCTTCTACGACACGCTGTGCCGCGAGTGCGGAGACTTCAACTACGCGAAGCGGACCCAGCGGGCCCCGCTGTCCGGGAAGGTCGCGCTCATCACCGGCGCGCGCGTGAAGATCGGCTATCAGGCGTCGCTGATGTTGTTGCGCTCGGGAGCCCGCGTCATCGCCACCACCCGCTTCCCCAAGGACTCGGCGGAGCGCTACGCGCGCGAGCCCGACTTCTCCGACTGGTCGCACCGGCTGCACATCCATGGGCTCGACCTGCGGCACGCCCCCAGCGTCGAGCTCTTCGCGCGGCACCTCGAGCAGACGCACCACCGGCTGGACATCCTCATCAACAACGCGGCGCAGACGGTGCGCCGGCCGCCCGGCTTCTACTCGCACCTGCTGCAGGGCGAGCTGCGCCGTGTCTCGGAGCTCCCCGCGGAGCTGCGCCCCCTGCTCGCCGGACACGAGGAGTGCGTCGCGTCGGTGCAGCCCACGCTGGGCGCGGGCGGCACGGACCCCTCGTCGCTCATGCCCACGTGGCGCAGCAGCGACCCGGCCATCGGCATCCACTCGTCCGCCGCGCTGTCGCTGCTCCCCTATGCCCTCGAGCAGGAGGGCGACACCAGCGCCCTCTTCCCCCAGGGACGGCTGGACGCGGACCTGCAGCAGGTGGACCTGCGCGAGGTGAACTCCTGGCGGATGAAGCTCGCGGACGTGTCGACGGCCGAGATGCTGGAGGTCCACCTGGTGAACGCGGTGGCGCCCTTCATCCTCTGCGGCAAGCTCAAGCCGCTGATGCTGCGTGACCGCTCCTCGCCCGGCCACATCGTGAACGTCTCCGCGATGGAGGGCAGCTTCTCGCGCGGGACGAAGACGGACAAACATCCCCACACGAACATGGCCAAGGCCGCGCTGAACATGATGACGCTGACCTCCGCGCCCGACTACGCGAAGGACAACATCTTCATGAACGCGGCGGACACCGGCTGGGTCACCGACGAGGACCCGGCGCAGCACTCCGAGCGCAAGCAGAACGAGCTCGACTTCCACCCGCCGCTGGACATCGTCGACGGAGCGGCCCGTGTGGTGGACCCCGTCATGACCGCGGAGAACACCCGCCACTTCGTGTGGGGCAACTTCTTCAAGGACTACCGTCACCACCCGTGGTGA
- a CDS encoding mersacidin/lichenicidin family type 2 lantibiotic: MRADTIIRAWKDPAFRASLTSEERAALPELPSGKPVTELEEDELADAVGGMRHYPPRGCGGPREFTDFPCNAVDACPSALACTRFDC, encoded by the coding sequence ATGCGAGCAGACACCATCATCCGTGCGTGGAAGGATCCCGCGTTCCGCGCGAGCCTCACCTCGGAGGAGCGGGCGGCGCTCCCCGAGCTCCCGTCCGGCAAACCGGTGACCGAGCTCGAGGAGGACGAACTGGCGGACGCGGTGGGGGGCATGCGCCACTATCCGCCGCGTGGCTGCGGCGGCCCTCGCGAGTTCACCGACTTCCCATGCAATGCCGTCGATGCCTGTCCCAGCGCGCTGGCCTGCACGCGGTTCGACTGCTGA
- a CDS encoding AMP-dependent synthetase/ligase, producing the protein MNLPIPDSSEPSVRTVPVAFLDTVRRQPEATALRWREGEGFGSWTWREYADKAARLANGLRELGVKRGDRIILLMRNRPEFHIADVGALLAGATPVSIYNSSSAEQIAYLAGHCEAVLAVAEDGPFLSRVLEARASLPRLRQVLRVGGTGAAPQGVRELSELLSAPPLDIEQAAAAVQPGDLATLIYTSGTTGQPKGVMLTHRNISAELESLFHYLGRDGAGKRVVSFLPMAHIAERIVTHYLHTAWGSEATCCPDAAQLSTYLASVRPTFMFGPPRVWEKLHAGIRASVAADPARAERFEKALLVGRKVSDAKALGVPLPAELKQAWETVDTAAFAPLRNKLGLEALEFAFSGAAPIPPEVIQFFRDIGVPMSELFGMSEGTGAMTWDPHRVKVGTVGRPIPGVEMRRLADGEIVFRGGIVFSGYLNDPERTAEALDADGWLHTGDIGEIDAEGYLKIVDRKKELLITAGGKNVSPANLEAMLKTLPLVGQAATIGDRRPYLVAVLQLNPEVAPGWAKARGLAATDLRALAEDPAVHQELSRGLAELNRRVSSVEQIKRFALVGDEWLPDSDVLTPTMKLKRRGISARYAGVIEQLYAGGGIAVG; encoded by the coding sequence GTGAACCTCCCCATTCCTGACTCTTCCGAGCCGTCCGTCCGCACCGTCCCCGTCGCGTTTCTCGACACGGTCCGGCGCCAACCCGAGGCCACCGCCTTGCGCTGGCGCGAGGGCGAGGGCTTTGGCTCCTGGACCTGGCGTGAGTACGCGGACAAGGCCGCTCGCCTCGCCAACGGCCTGCGCGAGCTCGGGGTGAAGCGGGGGGACCGCATCATCCTGCTGATGCGCAACCGGCCCGAGTTCCACATCGCGGACGTGGGCGCGCTGCTCGCGGGCGCCACCCCGGTGTCCATCTACAACTCCTCCTCGGCCGAGCAGATCGCCTATCTCGCCGGACACTGTGAGGCGGTGTTGGCCGTGGCCGAGGACGGCCCCTTCCTATCCCGGGTGCTGGAGGCCCGCGCATCGCTGCCGCGGCTGCGGCAGGTGCTCCGGGTGGGCGGCACGGGGGCGGCTCCGCAAGGCGTGCGCGAGCTGTCCGAGCTGCTCTCGGCTCCTCCGCTCGATATCGAGCAGGCCGCCGCGGCGGTCCAGCCGGGAGACCTGGCCACGCTCATCTACACCTCGGGCACCACCGGTCAGCCCAAGGGCGTGATGCTCACGCACCGGAACATCTCCGCCGAGCTCGAGTCGCTGTTCCACTATCTGGGCCGCGACGGCGCGGGCAAGCGCGTCGTCTCGTTCCTGCCCATGGCGCACATCGCCGAGCGCATCGTCACGCACTACCTGCACACCGCCTGGGGCAGCGAGGCCACCTGTTGTCCGGACGCGGCGCAGCTGTCCACGTACTTGGCCAGCGTGCGGCCCACGTTCATGTTCGGGCCCCCGCGCGTCTGGGAGAAGCTCCACGCGGGCATCCGCGCCTCGGTGGCGGCGGACCCCGCACGGGCGGAGCGCTTCGAGAAGGCCCTCTTGGTGGGTCGCAAGGTGAGCGACGCGAAGGCGCTCGGTGTGCCGCTTCCGGCCGAGCTGAAGCAGGCCTGGGAGACGGTGGACACGGCGGCGTTCGCGCCCTTGCGCAACAAGCTCGGTCTGGAGGCACTGGAGTTCGCCTTCAGCGGCGCGGCCCCCATTCCGCCCGAGGTCATCCAGTTCTTCCGCGACATCGGAGTGCCCATGTCCGAGCTGTTCGGCATGAGCGAGGGCACTGGTGCCATGACCTGGGACCCGCACCGCGTGAAGGTAGGGACGGTGGGCCGGCCCATCCCCGGCGTGGAGATGCGCCGGCTGGCGGATGGAGAGATCGTCTTCCGTGGCGGGATTGTCTTCTCCGGCTACCTGAACGACCCGGAGCGCACCGCCGAGGCGCTCGATGCGGACGGCTGGCTGCACACCGGGGACATCGGGGAGATCGACGCCGAGGGCTACCTGAAGATCGTGGACCGCAAGAAGGAGCTGCTCATCACCGCGGGCGGCAAGAACGTCTCACCGGCGAACCTGGAGGCGATGTTGAAGACGCTGCCGCTGGTGGGGCAGGCGGCCACCATCGGAGACCGGCGGCCCTACCTGGTGGCGGTGCTCCAGCTCAACCCCGAGGTGGCGCCCGGGTGGGCGAAGGCGCGGGGCCTCGCGGCCACCGATTTGCGCGCGCTGGCGGAGGACCCGGCCGTGCACCAGGAGCTCTCCCGCGGGCTGGCCGAGCTGAACCGGCGCGTCTCCAGCGTCGAGCAGATCAAACGCTTCGCGTTGGTGGGGGACGAGTGGCTGCCCGACTCCGACGTGCTCACGCCCACCATGAAGCTCAAGCGGCGTGGCATCAGCGCGCGCTACGCCGGGGTCATCGAGCAGCTCTACGCGGGCGGCGGCATCGCGGTGGGGTGA